The proteins below are encoded in one region of Oreochromis niloticus isolate F11D_XX linkage group LG6, O_niloticus_UMD_NMBU, whole genome shotgun sequence:
- the LOC109202456 gene encoding solute carrier family 22 member 7-like: MGNLRTAVGALGKMFSEGSFTIVFLYTTELYPTVMRQNGLGYCSFMARVGVAVSPLIMLLEDVWVNLPSFVFSLVALGAGLSASLLPETNNVRLPETIEDVEQTRRRSVSASDEKSPAYAFLSLQSKSP; this comes from the exons ATGGGGAATCTTCGGACAGCTGTGGGAGCTTTGGGCAAGATGTTTTCAGAGGGCTCTTTTACAATAGTTTTTCTGTACACAACGGAGCTTTATCCCACAGTAATGAG GCAAAATGGATTGGGATACTGTTCCTTTATGGCCCGTGTAGGTGTTGCTGTATCCCCCTTGATCATGCTCCTTGAAGACGTGTGGGTGAATCTgccaagttttgttttttccctggtgGCTTTAGGCGCCGGACTGTCAGCTTCTTTGCTCCCTGAGACGAACAATGTGCGTCTACCGGAGACTATCGAGGACGTGGAACAGACAAG AAGACGATCAGTCTCCGCCTCTGATGAGAAATCTCCTGCCTATGCGTTTTTGTCATTGCAATCAAAATCCCCATAG